The Micromonospora sp. NBC_01740 genome includes a window with the following:
- the ffh gene encoding signal recognition particle protein: MFDTLSDRLSGIFTKLRGKGRLTDADIDATAREIRLALLEADVALPVVKGFIANVKERARGSEVSQALNPAQQIIKIVNEELINVLGGEGRRLQFAKQPPTVIMLAGLQGSGKTTLAGKLARWLKAQGHQPLLVAADLQRPNAVGQLQVLGGRAGVEVYAPEPGNGTGDPVQVARASIEHAKRAARDIVIVDTAGRLGIDAEMMQQAADIRDAVEPDEVIFVIDAMVGQDAVRTAEAFRDGVGITGVVLSKLDGDARGGAALSVREVTGQPILFASTGEKLEDFDVFHPDRMASRILGMGDVLTLIEQAEQAFDTDQKEKMTAKLMGGEQFTLEDFLDQLIAVRRMGPIANVLAMMPGMGQMKDQLAEVDDKHFDRVTAIIRSMTPAERTNPKIINGSRRARIANGSGVTVMDVNQLLNRFTEAQKMMKQMGGMMGLPGGGRRKATKSPKNKRKGTKGGNRPRAGAGAGMPGGFPGGMPQLPPGMDPNDLAGGQGLPPGFKLPKIDFNKLGKGGDGRPR, encoded by the coding sequence GTGTTTGACACCTTGAGTGACCGCCTGTCCGGGATCTTCACCAAGCTCCGCGGCAAGGGTCGGCTCACCGACGCCGACATCGACGCCACCGCGCGCGAGATCCGCCTCGCGCTGCTGGAGGCGGACGTCGCGCTGCCGGTGGTCAAGGGCTTCATCGCCAACGTCAAGGAGCGGGCGCGCGGCTCCGAGGTCTCCCAGGCGCTCAACCCGGCGCAGCAGATCATCAAGATCGTCAACGAGGAGCTGATCAACGTCCTCGGCGGCGAGGGGCGGCGGCTCCAGTTCGCCAAGCAGCCGCCGACGGTGATCATGCTCGCCGGCCTCCAGGGTTCCGGTAAGACCACCCTCGCCGGCAAGCTGGCCCGCTGGCTCAAGGCCCAGGGCCACCAGCCGCTGCTGGTCGCCGCCGACCTCCAGCGCCCCAACGCCGTCGGGCAGCTCCAGGTGCTCGGTGGCCGCGCCGGCGTCGAGGTGTACGCCCCCGAGCCCGGCAACGGCACCGGCGACCCGGTACAGGTGGCGCGCGCCTCGATCGAGCACGCGAAGCGGGCCGCCCGGGACATCGTCATCGTCGACACCGCCGGCCGGCTCGGCATCGACGCCGAGATGATGCAGCAGGCCGCCGACATCCGCGACGCGGTCGAGCCGGACGAGGTCATCTTCGTCATCGACGCCATGGTCGGCCAGGACGCGGTGCGCACCGCCGAGGCGTTCCGCGACGGCGTGGGCATCACCGGCGTGGTCCTCTCCAAGCTCGACGGCGACGCCCGCGGTGGCGCCGCGCTGTCGGTGCGGGAGGTCACCGGGCAGCCGATCCTCTTCGCCTCCACCGGCGAGAAGCTGGAGGACTTCGACGTCTTCCACCCCGACCGGATGGCCAGCCGGATCCTCGGCATGGGCGACGTCCTCACTCTGATCGAGCAGGCCGAGCAGGCCTTCGACACCGATCAGAAGGAGAAGATGACCGCCAAGCTGATGGGCGGCGAGCAGTTCACCCTGGAGGACTTCCTCGACCAACTCATCGCGGTCCGGCGGATGGGCCCCATCGCCAACGTGCTGGCCATGATGCCGGGCATGGGGCAGATGAAGGACCAGCTCGCCGAGGTCGACGACAAGCACTTCGACCGGGTCACCGCGATCATCCGGTCGATGACCCCCGCCGAGCGCACCAACCCGAAGATCATCAACGGCTCGCGCCGGGCCCGCATCGCCAACGGCTCCGGCGTCACGGTGATGGACGTCAACCAGCTGCTCAACCGCTTCACCGAGGCGCAGAAGATGATGAAGCAGATGGGCGGCATGATGGGCCTGCCGGGCGGCGGCCGGCGCAAGGCGACCAAGTCGCCGAAGAACAAGCGCAAGGGCACCAAGGGCGGCAACCGGCCGCGCGCCGGGGCGGGCGCCGGGATGCCGGGCGGCTTCCCGGGCGGCATGCCGCAGCTCCCGCCGGGCATGGACCCGAACGACCTGGCCGGCGGCCAGGGCCTCCCGCCGGGCTTCAAGCTGCCGAAGATCGACTTCAACAAGCTCGGCAAGGGCGGCGACGGCCGGCCCCGCTGA
- a CDS encoding Uma2 family endonuclease, translating into MLAVEVLSPTSTFRDLYDKAKVYAHAGVRTYWVVDPLHERMTLTEDTLGPAGEYEAVTHTEDLFVAERPWKVSVDLPALTARRAGLLARDEG; encoded by the coding sequence CTGCTGGCCGTCGAGGTCCTCTCGCCGACCTCGACGTTCCGCGACCTCTACGACAAGGCGAAGGTCTACGCGCACGCCGGGGTGCGGACGTACTGGGTGGTCGACCCGCTGCACGAGCGGATGACCCTCACGGAAGACACGCTCGGCCCCGCCGGCGAGTACGAGGCGGTGACGCACACCGAGGACCTCTTCGTCGCCGAGCGGCCCTGGAAGGTCTCCGTCGACCTGCCCGCGCTGACGGCAAGGCGGGCCGGGCTGCTGGCGCGCGACGAGGGCTGA
- a CDS encoding amidohydrolase family protein yields MDWHVRGVVLPDDEVRDLWLVGDRVTFTPVAGAETIADGGFVLPGLIDAHCHIGIARGGAPITSLDQARELARVDRDAGVLAIRDAGSPYPYPELDDEPDLPRLARAGRHVAPPKRYLRDIGVEVGAAEVAATVAAQARAGNGWVKLVGDWIDRGVGDLAPAWDADTMAAAVRAAHAAGVRAAVHTFSESAVEIMVRAGVDSVEHGTGLSLDLIDEMARRGTALIPTMINIRTFGGIAEQAREKFPGYAEHMLALRDRFPEVVRSAHEAGVPIYVGTDAGGGIDHGLAAEEMLLLHEQAGMSTTDVLAAASWRAREWLGFPGLVEGGLADLVVYAEDPRADLRAVRTPARIVLRGRVVR; encoded by the coding sequence ATGGACTGGCACGTACGCGGCGTGGTGCTGCCCGACGACGAGGTCCGTGACCTGTGGCTGGTCGGCGACCGGGTCACCTTCACCCCGGTTGCCGGCGCGGAGACGATCGCCGACGGCGGGTTCGTGCTGCCCGGCCTGATCGACGCGCACTGCCACATCGGCATCGCCCGCGGCGGCGCCCCGATCACCTCGCTCGACCAGGCCCGCGAGCTGGCCCGCGTGGACCGGGACGCCGGGGTCCTCGCCATCCGCGACGCCGGGTCGCCCTACCCGTACCCCGAACTCGACGACGAGCCCGACCTGCCCCGGCTGGCCCGCGCCGGCCGGCACGTCGCGCCGCCGAAGCGCTACCTGCGCGACATCGGCGTCGAGGTCGGCGCGGCGGAGGTGGCGGCGACGGTGGCCGCGCAGGCGCGCGCCGGCAACGGCTGGGTGAAGCTGGTCGGCGACTGGATCGACCGGGGGGTGGGCGACCTCGCCCCGGCCTGGGACGCCGACACCATGGCGGCCGCCGTCCGGGCCGCGCACGCCGCCGGGGTACGCGCGGCCGTGCACACCTTCTCCGAGTCGGCCGTCGAGATCATGGTGCGCGCCGGGGTGGACTCGGTGGAGCACGGCACGGGCCTCAGCCTGGACCTGATCGACGAGATGGCCCGCCGGGGCACCGCGCTCATCCCCACGATGATCAACATTCGGACCTTCGGCGGGATCGCCGAGCAGGCCCGGGAGAAGTTCCCCGGCTACGCCGAGCACATGCTCGCCCTGCGCGACCGCTTCCCCGAGGTGGTCCGTTCGGCGCACGAGGCCGGGGTCCCGATCTACGTGGGCACGGACGCGGGCGGCGGCATCGACCACGGCCTCGCCGCGGAGGAGATGCTGCTGCTGCACGAGCAGGCCGGCATGTCCACCACCGACGTGCTCGCCGCCGCGTCCTGGCGGGCCCGCGAGTGGCTCGGCTTCCCCGGACTGGTCGAGGGTGGCCTGGCGGACCTCGTCGTCTACGCCGAGGACCCGCGCGCCGACCTGCGCGCCGTACGCACCCCCGCCCGCATCGTGCTGCGCGGTCGCGTCGTCCGCTGA
- a CDS encoding TetR family transcriptional regulator, whose product MGEVRDGTRSRDAIVEAARALTIATGWDGVRMGAVARAAGVSRQTVYNEFGTKAGLAEALARREVDRFVGDVRALLRAHGDDVRAAAHATISHTLTQAADDPLIKAVLTSSRGGSDDLLPYLTTRSELVLTEATEVLLEWADGVLPGADRNAVAFATDSVVRLVISHIVLPGAPVAQTAAALADLAVYLLLHAVTQAHTG is encoded by the coding sequence ATGGGCGAGGTGAGGGACGGCACCCGTTCCCGGGACGCGATCGTCGAGGCCGCCCGGGCATTGACCATCGCGACCGGCTGGGACGGCGTCCGGATGGGCGCCGTCGCGCGCGCGGCGGGGGTCAGCCGGCAGACGGTCTACAACGAGTTCGGCACCAAGGCGGGGCTGGCCGAGGCGCTCGCCCGGCGGGAGGTCGACCGGTTCGTCGGCGACGTACGCGCCCTGCTGCGCGCCCACGGCGACGACGTGCGGGCCGCCGCGCACGCCACCATCTCGCACACCCTCACGCAGGCGGCCGACGACCCGCTGATCAAGGCCGTCCTGACCAGCTCCCGGGGCGGCTCGGACGACCTGCTGCCCTACCTCACCACCCGGTCGGAGCTGGTCCTGACCGAGGCCACCGAGGTGCTGCTGGAGTGGGCCGACGGCGTGCTGCCGGGCGCCGACCGCAACGCCGTCGCGTTCGCCACGGACTCGGTCGTCCGGTTGGTGATCAGCCACATCGTCCTGCCCGGCGCCCCCGTCGCGCAGACCGCCGCCGCCCTCGCCGACCTCGCGGTGTACCTGCTCCTGCACGCGGTCACCCAGGCCCACACCGGCTGA
- the proS gene encoding proline--tRNA ligase, whose product MARVLTPRAEDFPRWYQDLIAKAKLADNGPVRGTMVIRPAGYAIWERMQAEMDARIKAAGAENAYFPLFIPESYLKREAEHVEGFSPELAVVTHGGGKQLAEPVVVRPTSETVIGEFMAKWIDSYRDLPLLLNQWANVVRWELRPRIFLRTSEFLWQEGHTAHATRDDARAYARRILHEAYEDLMVNVLGIPVVVGLKTARERFAGATATYTCEGMMGDGKALQLGTSHELGQNFAKAFDISYSSAEGGREHAWTTSWGTSTRMLGGLIMCHGDDNGLRVPPKLAPVQAYVMVVKDGEGPGGPAEVAKELCDALRDAGVRVALDDRVDTPFGRRAVDAELRGYPVRVEVGPRDLAAGNAVVVRRTDGSKSPTPVADVVTAVLAALDADQRALHDQALAHRKSRTVEVSTLAEAIEAAATGWAMVPWSAVGVQGETEANGQGVTVRCLLRADGSVPDSEDEPDLVAILARAY is encoded by the coding sequence ATGGCACGCGTGCTCACTCCCCGTGCGGAGGACTTTCCCCGCTGGTACCAGGACCTGATCGCCAAGGCGAAGCTGGCCGACAACGGCCCGGTCCGGGGGACCATGGTCATCCGCCCGGCCGGCTACGCCATCTGGGAGCGGATGCAGGCCGAGATGGACGCCCGGATCAAGGCGGCGGGCGCGGAGAACGCGTACTTCCCGCTCTTCATCCCGGAGAGCTACCTCAAGCGCGAGGCCGAGCACGTCGAGGGCTTCTCGCCGGAACTCGCGGTGGTCACCCACGGCGGCGGCAAGCAGCTCGCCGAGCCGGTGGTGGTGCGCCCCACCAGCGAGACCGTCATCGGCGAGTTCATGGCCAAGTGGATCGACTCCTACCGGGACCTGCCGCTGCTGCTCAACCAGTGGGCCAACGTGGTCCGCTGGGAGCTGCGCCCCCGGATCTTCCTGCGCACCAGCGAGTTCCTCTGGCAGGAGGGGCACACCGCGCACGCGACCCGCGACGACGCCCGCGCCTACGCCCGCCGGATCCTGCACGAGGCGTACGAGGACCTGATGGTCAACGTGCTCGGCATCCCGGTGGTCGTCGGCCTGAAGACGGCCCGCGAGCGCTTCGCCGGCGCCACCGCCACCTACACCTGCGAAGGCATGATGGGTGACGGCAAGGCCCTCCAGCTCGGCACCAGCCACGAGCTGGGGCAGAACTTCGCCAAGGCCTTCGACATCAGCTACTCGTCGGCCGAGGGCGGCCGGGAGCACGCCTGGACGACCTCCTGGGGCACCTCCACCCGGATGCTCGGCGGCCTGATCATGTGCCACGGCGACGACAACGGGCTGCGCGTGCCGCCGAAGCTGGCGCCCGTGCAGGCGTACGTCATGGTGGTCAAGGACGGCGAGGGCCCTGGCGGCCCTGCCGAGGTGGCGAAAGAGCTTTGCGACGCGTTGCGCGACGCGGGCGTCCGGGTCGCGCTCGACGACCGCGTCGACACCCCGTTCGGCCGCCGGGCCGTCGACGCCGAGCTGCGCGGCTATCCCGTACGCGTCGAGGTCGGCCCCCGCGACCTGGCCGCCGGCAACGCGGTCGTGGTCCGGCGCACCGACGGCTCGAAGTCCCCGACGCCGGTGGCCGACGTGGTGACCGCCGTGCTGGCCGCCCTCGACGCCGACCAGCGGGCCCTGCACGACCAGGCGCTGGCCCACCGGAAGTCCCGCACGGTCGAGGTGTCGACCCTCGCCGAGGCGATCGAGGCGGCGGCCACCGGCTGGGCCATGGTGCCGTGGTCGGCGGTCGGCGTGCAGGGCGAGACGGAGGCGAACGGCCAGGGCGTCACCGTGCGCTGCCTGCTGCGCGCCGACGGCTCGGTGCCCGACTCCGAGGACGAGCCCGACCTGGTCGCCATCCTGGCCCGCGCCTACTGA
- a CDS encoding DUF402 domain-containing protein → MRFEPGRLIVHRNVRRGRIGWVRTARVVSDDDRGLLLWVPRDSPVASEVTEAGLGMRAVPFSEWISSSYRLATGRWDGPSVLKFLPAGAAHSVWWFRDAHDRFATWYVNLEEPGVRWDDGTLAGVDMVDQDLDVVVRPDLGWEWKDEGEFAERLAFPDHYWVTDADAVRAEGKRVIALAEAGEFPFDGTWCDFTPPPDWTVPDGLPPGWDRPPVR, encoded by the coding sequence GTGAGATTCGAACCTGGGCGGCTGATCGTGCACCGCAACGTGCGCCGGGGCCGGATCGGCTGGGTACGCACCGCGCGGGTGGTCAGCGACGACGACCGGGGCCTGCTGCTCTGGGTGCCCCGCGACTCCCCGGTCGCGAGCGAGGTCACCGAGGCCGGGCTGGGCATGCGGGCGGTGCCGTTCAGCGAGTGGATCTCCTCGTCGTACCGCCTGGCCACCGGCCGGTGGGACGGCCCCTCCGTGCTCAAGTTCCTGCCCGCCGGGGCGGCCCACTCCGTGTGGTGGTTCCGCGACGCGCACGACCGCTTCGCCACCTGGTACGTCAACCTGGAGGAGCCCGGGGTGCGCTGGGACGACGGCACGCTCGCCGGCGTCGACATGGTGGACCAGGACCTCGACGTGGTCGTCCGCCCCGACCTGGGCTGGGAGTGGAAGGACGAGGGGGAGTTCGCCGAGCGGCTCGCCTTCCCCGACCACTACTGGGTGACCGACGCCGACGCCGTCCGGGCCGAGGGGAAGCGGGTGATCGCGCTGGCCGAGGCGGGGGAGTTCCCCTTCGACGGCACCTGGTGCGACTTCACCCCGCCGCCCGACTGGACCGTCCCCGACGGGTTGCCGCCCGGCTGGGACCGCCCCCCGGTGCGCTGA
- the rpsP gene encoding 30S ribosomal protein S16 — protein sequence MAVKIRLLRMGKIRNPQYRIVIADSRTKRDGRAIEFVGVYQPKEDPSVIEVKSERVQYWLSVGAQPSEAVQRLLELTGDWQKFKGLPAPPPLKVAPERVDRTAAYEAEAKAAAGLAEAPAKPAKKAAKAEAPKTEAPKTEAPAEAPKTEAPAEAPKTEAPAEAPAAAADAGEQA from the coding sequence GTGGCCGTAAAGATCCGGCTCCTGCGGATGGGCAAGATCCGCAACCCGCAGTACCGCATCGTCATCGCCGACTCGCGCACCAAGCGCGACGGCCGGGCGATCGAGTTCGTCGGGGTCTACCAGCCGAAGGAAGACCCTTCGGTGATCGAGGTCAAGTCGGAGCGGGTCCAGTACTGGCTGTCCGTCGGCGCCCAGCCGAGCGAGGCGGTGCAGCGGCTGCTGGAGCTGACCGGTGACTGGCAGAAGTTCAAGGGCCTGCCGGCCCCGCCGCCGCTGAAGGTCGCCCCGGAGCGGGTCGACCGCACCGCGGCGTACGAGGCCGAGGCGAAGGCCGCCGCCGGGCTGGCCGAGGCGCCGGCGAAGCCGGCCAAGAAGGCCGCCAAGGCCGAGGCGCCGAAGACCGAGGCGCCGAAGACCGAGGCTCCGGCCGAGGCGCCGAAGACCGAGGCTCCGGCCGAGGCTCCGAAGACCGAGGCTCCGGCCGAGGCCCCGGCTGCCGCTGCCGACGCCGGTGAGCAGGCCTGA
- a CDS encoding RNA-binding protein — MPTPVSRPDMPLRPALEHLVKGIVDHPDDVRVRMVDSRRGKRLEVRVHPEDLGTVIGRSGRTAKALRQVIGSIGGRGVRVDIVDSY, encoded by the coding sequence CTGCCGACGCCGGTGAGCAGGCCTGACATGCCTCTGCGTCCGGCGTTGGAGCACCTGGTCAAGGGCATCGTCGACCACCCCGATGACGTACGCGTCCGGATGGTCGACTCCCGTCGGGGCAAGCGGCTGGAAGTCCGCGTGCACCCGGAGGACCTCGGCACGGTGATCGGGCGGTCCGGCCGGACCGCCAAGGCGCTGCGCCAGGTGATCGGCTCCATCGGCGGGCGCGGCGTACGCGTCGACATCGTCGACTCGTACTGA
- the rimM gene encoding ribosome maturation factor RimM (Essential for efficient processing of 16S rRNA): protein MLVVGRVGKPHGIRGEVTVEVRTDEPEARFAPGMVLRTMPGATPRARRTEPVAPQPSPAAPEQGVAFRVPAELVVESARWHQGRMLVAFEGSLDRDVAEALRGTLLAVDSADVAAPEDPEEFHDHQLVGLAVVTPDGDRLGEVARIDHAPSSDLLVLRRPEGGTALIPFVKAIVPEVDLAGGRVVVDPPAGLLDL, encoded by the coding sequence CTGCTCGTCGTCGGCAGGGTCGGCAAGCCGCACGGCATCCGCGGTGAGGTCACCGTGGAGGTGCGGACCGACGAGCCCGAAGCGCGGTTCGCCCCAGGCATGGTGCTGCGCACCATGCCTGGGGCGACGCCCCGGGCGCGCCGCACCGAGCCCGTGGCGCCGCAGCCGTCGCCGGCCGCGCCCGAGCAGGGGGTGGCCTTCCGGGTGCCTGCCGAACTGGTCGTGGAGTCCGCCCGCTGGCACCAGGGACGGATGCTTGTCGCGTTCGAGGGCAGCCTGGACCGGGACGTCGCCGAGGCGCTGCGCGGCACCCTGCTCGCGGTCGACAGCGCCGACGTCGCCGCGCCGGAGGACCCGGAGGAGTTCCACGACCACCAGCTCGTCGGGCTGGCCGTGGTCACCCCCGACGGCGACCGGCTGGGCGAGGTGGCCCGGATCGACCACGCCCCCTCCTCCGACCTGCTGGTGCTGCGCCGTCCCGAGGGCGGCACCGCGCTCATCCCGTTCGTCAAGGCGATCGTCCCCGAGGTTGACCTCGCCGGCGGTCGCGTCGTCGTCGACCCGCCGGCCGGTCTGCTCGATCTGTAG
- the trmD gene encoding tRNA (guanosine(37)-N1)-methyltransferase TrmD, whose protein sequence is MRVDIVSIFPEYFAPLDLSLIGRARANGTLRLAVHDLRIWTHDVHRTVDDTPYGGGPGMVMRPEPWGEALDALAPAEVTAPRLVVPAPTGAPFTQAMAHELAAEPHLLFACGRYEGIDQRVLDHAATRMPVTEVSLGDYVLFGGEVAVLVILEAVTRLLPGVLGNAGSLAEESHAHGLLEAPMYTKPATWRGLEVPEVLRSGDHGRIARWRRDEALTRTATRRPDMLAAVDPQRLDKRDVAALDRAGFQVPPGDVAK, encoded by the coding sequence ATGCGCGTCGACATCGTGTCGATCTTCCCGGAGTACTTCGCCCCGCTGGACCTGTCGTTGATCGGCAGGGCGCGGGCGAACGGCACGCTGCGGCTGGCCGTACACGATCTGCGGATCTGGACCCACGACGTGCACCGCACGGTCGACGACACGCCCTACGGCGGCGGGCCCGGCATGGTGATGCGGCCGGAGCCGTGGGGCGAGGCGCTCGACGCCCTCGCCCCGGCGGAGGTGACCGCGCCCCGGCTGGTGGTGCCGGCCCCGACCGGCGCCCCCTTCACCCAGGCGATGGCGCACGAGCTGGCCGCCGAGCCGCACCTGCTCTTCGCCTGCGGTCGGTACGAGGGCATCGACCAGCGGGTGCTCGACCACGCCGCGACCCGGATGCCGGTGACCGAGGTCTCCCTCGGCGACTACGTCCTCTTCGGCGGTGAGGTGGCGGTGCTGGTGATCCTGGAGGCGGTCACCCGGCTGCTGCCCGGCGTGCTCGGCAACGCGGGTTCGCTGGCCGAGGAGTCGCACGCCCACGGGCTGCTGGAGGCCCCCATGTACACGAAGCCGGCGACCTGGCGGGGGCTGGAGGTGCCGGAGGTGCTCCGCTCCGGCGACCACGGCAGGATCGCCCGCTGGCGGCGGGACGAGGCGCTGACCCGCACCGCGACGCGTCGTCCCGACATGCTCGCCGCGGTGGACCCGCAGCGCCTGGACAAACGGGACGTCGCCGCGCTGGACCGGGCCGGATTTCAGGTGCCGCCGGGGGATGTGGCAAAGTAG
- the rplS gene encoding 50S ribosomal protein L19 — protein sequence MNILDALDAQSKRTDLPDFRAGDTVKVHARVVEGARSRVQIFQGVVIRRQGDGLRETFSVRKISFGVGVERTYPINSPGIDRIEVVTRGDVRRAKLYYLRELRGKKAKIKEKREKQPS from the coding sequence ATGAACATCCTGGACGCCCTTGACGCCCAGTCGAAGCGCACCGACCTCCCCGACTTCCGTGCCGGTGACACCGTCAAGGTGCACGCCCGCGTCGTCGAGGGCGCCCGGTCCCGTGTCCAGATCTTCCAGGGCGTCGTCATCCGCCGCCAGGGTGACGGTCTGCGCGAGACCTTCTCGGTCCGCAAGATCAGCTTCGGCGTCGGTGTCGAGCGCACCTACCCGATCAACAGCCCGGGTATCGACCGGATCGAGGTCGTGACCCGCGGTGACGTCCGCCGCGCCAAGCTCTACTACCTGCGCGAGCTGCGGGGCAAGAAGGCCAAGATCAAGGAGAAGCGCGAGAAGCAGCCGAGCTGA
- the lepB gene encoding signal peptidase I produces the protein MIDEQTDKPRSSFWKELPILLGVAILVAVLVRAFVLQTFFIPSPSMENTLQIDDRVLVNKLVYDFRSPHRGEVIVFKAPMEWSANPDGEDFIKRVIGVGGDHVVCCDAQDRLVINGKSLDEPYIYPGDKTAEEFDITVPKGRLWVMGDHREASGDSLEHWQQSGQDITVATIPEGEVVGRAFTVFWPFGRATWLSVPKPYEAIPEP, from the coding sequence GTGATTGACGAGCAGACCGACAAGCCGCGCAGTTCCTTCTGGAAGGAGCTGCCCATCCTCCTGGGTGTGGCGATCCTGGTCGCGGTGCTGGTGCGCGCCTTCGTGCTGCAGACCTTCTTCATCCCCTCCCCGTCGATGGAGAACACCCTCCAGATCGACGATCGGGTGCTGGTCAACAAGCTGGTCTACGACTTCCGGTCCCCGCACCGGGGCGAGGTGATCGTCTTCAAGGCCCCCATGGAGTGGAGCGCCAACCCCGACGGCGAGGACTTCATCAAGCGCGTCATCGGCGTCGGCGGCGACCACGTGGTCTGCTGCGACGCGCAGGACCGGCTGGTGATCAACGGCAAGTCGCTGGACGAGCCCTACATCTACCCCGGCGACAAGACCGCCGAGGAGTTCGACATCACCGTCCCGAAGGGCCGGCTCTGGGTGATGGGCGACCACCGCGAGGCGTCGGGCGACTCGCTGGAGCACTGGCAGCAGTCCGGTCAGGACATCACCGTCGCCACGATTCCCGAGGGCGAGGTCGTGGGGCGGGCCTTCACCGTCTTCTGGCCGTTCGGCCGGGCCACCTGGCTGAGCGTCCCGAAGCCGTACGAGGCCATCCCCGAACCGTAG
- a CDS encoding NUDIX hydrolase — translation MTVYTPRRAARVLLVDAAGRVLLFCGSDPARPEHGRWWFTPGGGLDEGETYPECAARELAEETGLRLPAPAFGAPVHRDVTEFPFDGVWYRQEQEFFLVRVAGHEVDTAGFSEIERATVAAHRWWSPDELTVSGERYYPPDLTTVLARALAASPAPTAGQDAPC, via the coding sequence GTGACCGTCTACACCCCCCGGCGTGCCGCGCGCGTCCTGCTCGTCGACGCGGCGGGTCGGGTGCTGCTCTTCTGCGGCTCCGACCCGGCCCGCCCCGAGCACGGGCGCTGGTGGTTCACCCCCGGCGGCGGCCTGGACGAGGGGGAGACCTACCCCGAGTGCGCGGCGCGGGAGCTGGCCGAGGAGACCGGGCTGCGGCTGCCGGCCCCGGCGTTCGGGGCGCCCGTGCACCGCGACGTGACGGAGTTCCCCTTCGACGGCGTGTGGTACCGGCAGGAACAGGAGTTCTTCCTGGTGCGGGTGGCGGGCCACGAGGTCGACACCGCCGGCTTCAGCGAGATCGAGCGGGCCACCGTCGCCGCCCACCGGTGGTGGTCGCCGGACGAGCTGACCGTCAGTGGCGAGCGGTACTACCCGCCGGACCTGACGACGGTGCTGGCCCGGGCGCTGGCCGCCTCGCCCGCGCCCACGGCCGGACAGGACGCGCCGTGCTGA
- a CDS encoding ribonuclease HII: MLTPPRTVVRREGGLYALERALQRRGFRHVAGADEAGRGACAGPLVAAAAILPEGRRGEIDGLADSKLLTPASRERIHDEVVARALAYAVVVIPAEEVDERGLHVSNLAAMRRALASLTTRPDYVLTDGFGVDGLDVPGLAVWKGDRVAACVAAASVLAKVTRDRMMVELDGAFPGYGFAEHKGYITAEHTAALRDRGPCREHRFSYVNVATVSGRDGAPPRARRPADARRDEPMERSCPPGGTVGVALGEQPQPPASVGEDVVMEGGVR; this comes from the coding sequence GTGCTGACGCCCCCGCGCACGGTGGTGCGCCGCGAGGGCGGGCTCTACGCGCTGGAGCGCGCGTTGCAGCGGCGCGGCTTCCGGCACGTCGCCGGGGCCGACGAGGCGGGTCGCGGCGCCTGCGCCGGGCCGCTGGTCGCCGCCGCCGCGATCCTGCCCGAGGGCCGCCGCGGCGAGATCGACGGGCTGGCCGACTCCAAGCTGCTCACCCCCGCCAGCCGGGAGCGGATCCACGACGAGGTCGTGGCCCGCGCGCTGGCGTACGCCGTGGTGGTGATCCCGGCCGAAGAGGTCGACGAGCGGGGCCTGCACGTGAGCAACCTGGCCGCGATGCGTCGCGCGCTGGCGTCGCTGACGACCCGCCCCGACTACGTGCTGACCGACGGCTTCGGCGTGGACGGCCTCGACGTGCCGGGGCTGGCCGTGTGGAAGGGCGACCGGGTGGCCGCCTGCGTCGCGGCGGCGAGCGTACTCGCCAAGGTCACCCGGGACCGGATGATGGTCGAGCTCGACGGGGCGTTCCCGGGCTACGGGTTCGCCGAGCACAAGGGTTACATCACCGCGGAACACACCGCGGCGCTGCGGGACCGGGGGCCGTGCCGGGAGCACCGGTTCTCGTACGTCAACGTGGCGACGGTGTCCGGTCGCGACGGCGCCCCGCCCCGGGCGCGCCGGCCGGCGGACGCGAGGCGGGACGAGCCGATGGAGCGCTCCTGCCCGCCAGGGGGTACCGTCGGCGTGGCGTTGGGCGAGCAGCCTCAGCCTCCGGCGTCGGTGGGGGAAGATGTGGTCATGGAAGGCGGAGTGCGATGA
- a CDS encoding DUF2469 domain-containing protein codes for MSAEDLEKYETEMELQLYREYRDIVRQFSYVVETERRFYLANQVDLHVRNSDGEVYFEVEMHDAWVWDMYRPARFVKNVRVMTFKDVNVEELEKPDISLPADSGFGG; via the coding sequence ATGAGCGCGGAAGACCTCGAGAAGTACGAGACCGAGATGGAGCTCCAGCTCTACCGGGAGTACCGCGACATCGTCCGCCAGTTCTCCTACGTGGTGGAGACGGAGCGCCGGTTCTACCTGGCCAATCAGGTCGACCTGCACGTGCGCAACTCCGACGGCGAGGTCTACTTCGAGGTCGAGATGCACGACGCCTGGGTGTGGGACATGTACCGTCCGGCCCGGTTCGTGAAGAACGTCCGGGTGATGACCTTCAAGGACGTCAACGTCGAGGAGCTGGAGAAGCCCGACATCTCGCTGCCCGCCGACTCCGGCTTCGGCGGCTGA